The Methanocaldococcus jannaschii DSM 2661 genome has a segment encoding these proteins:
- a CDS encoding ArsR/SmtB family transcription factor — MEKYEKAAEIFKAFGDPTRLMILKLLAENGSMCVCKIIDELKKPQPTISHHLNILKKAGIVKARKEGTWNFYYIVDDRVKEIIKLVDEL, encoded by the coding sequence ATGGAGAAGTACGAAAAAGCGGCAGAAATTTTCAAGGCATTTGGAGACCCAACAAGATTGATGATTTTAAAGTTATTGGCTGAAAATGGAAGCATGTGCGTTTGTAAAATAATAGATGAGCTAAAAAAGCCACAGCCAACAATCTCACACCACTTAAACATCTTAAAAAAGGCTGGAATAGTTAAAGCAAGAAAAGAAGGAACATGGAATTTCTACTACATCGTAGATGACAGAGTTAAAGAGATTATTAAATTAGTTGATGAATTATAA